A window from Hymenobacter volaticus encodes these proteins:
- a CDS encoding deoxynucleoside kinase gives MHIAIVGNIGAGKTTLANKLAHHFNWEVFLEDVDHNPYLKDFYDDMPRWAFHLQVYFLNSRFKQTQRIKELQAAGKGVIQDRTIYEDAHIFAANLHDSRLMTERDYQNYLSLFESMIDLVRPPDLLLYLRADLPRLIHQIQKRNRDYENNIKIDYLKNLNGHYEQWIANYKHGKLLIVDVNHLDYVQNPEDLGVIIERINSTLFGLF, from the coding sequence ATGCACATTGCCATCGTCGGCAACATTGGAGCCGGCAAAACTACGTTGGCCAATAAGCTGGCCCACCATTTCAACTGGGAAGTATTTCTGGAAGACGTCGACCATAATCCTTACCTCAAGGATTTCTACGACGACATGCCCCGTTGGGCCTTCCATTTGCAGGTATATTTCCTTAACAGTCGTTTCAAGCAGACGCAGCGCATCAAGGAACTGCAAGCCGCTGGTAAAGGAGTTATTCAGGACCGCACTATCTACGAAGACGCGCACATCTTCGCCGCCAACCTACACGATTCGCGGTTGATGACCGAGCGTGACTACCAGAACTACCTCAGCTTATTCGAGTCGATGATCGACTTGGTGCGCCCACCGGATTTGCTGTTGTATTTGCGCGCCGACTTGCCCCGGCTCATTCATCAGATTCAGAAGCGCAACCGAGACTACGAAAACAACATCAAGATCGACTACCTCAAAAACCTGAACGGACACTACGAGCAGTGGATTGCTAACTACAAACACGGCAAATTGCTCATCGTCGATGTCAACCACCTCGACTATGTTCAGAATCCAGAAGATCTAGGCGTCATTATCGAGCGAATTAATAGCACCCTTTTCGGCCTGTTCTAA
- a CDS encoding T9SS type A sorting domain-containing protein, which produces MKTSLPISTTMPISLALSRKYWLLLLTLLLKLAPVYGQFNTDNDRGFFDVFVVAKVKSANEVIYDLNGPFTNTPYSDFDGESFGDFRTDESLMIRGGETKTYKNSGCDITGADLYYYVHRDGTPGNVPIENFTRIQLRFGADLGGLPNPNNPGKPYNPGDQRWGNAFNLVNNVNIIRGLTPGSYIIEVFVTANVQGCESGGTGTMYYSNNSRNFQRTFTVSQGPLPVALTSFEAKRQEANVLLNWETASEVDSRGYEIQVSTDSRTFRSLSFVPSQSEGSIVGRRRYTYTDIEPNKAGVRYYRLRQIDLDNKETFYGPQVVSFGKAGALAALIAAPNPFSSEITLTLPAQDGTRSGTVVVTDMLGRTVFNQPLLLSAGTSQVQLPELASLPKGLYHLRLSLSGEQQALKLLKE; this is translated from the coding sequence ATGAAAACGAGTTTACCCATTTCTACTACAATGCCTATCTCACTTGCGCTTAGTCGCAAGTATTGGCTACTTCTGCTTACTTTATTATTAAAGTTAGCGCCAGTTTATGGTCAGTTTAACACTGACAATGATAGAGGCTTCTTCGACGTATTCGTTGTGGCAAAAGTCAAAAGTGCGAATGAAGTAATTTATGACCTCAACGGCCCTTTTACAAATACACCCTACAGTGATTTTGATGGCGAGAGTTTCGGAGATTTTCGTACCGATGAATCCTTAATGATTCGAGGAGGAGAAACAAAGACTTATAAAAATAGTGGCTGCGACATCACAGGAGCTGATTTATATTATTATGTGCACCGTGATGGGACGCCTGGAAATGTTCCTATAGAAAATTTTACACGGATTCAATTACGTTTTGGAGCTGACTTAGGCGGTTTACCTAATCCTAACAATCCTGGCAAACCGTATAATCCAGGCGACCAGCGTTGGGGTAATGCCTTTAACCTTGTAAACAATGTAAATATTATAAGAGGATTAACTCCGGGAAGCTATATAATAGAAGTATTTGTAACAGCTAATGTTCAAGGATGTGAAAGTGGAGGTACTGGAACCATGTATTACAGTAACAATAGCAGAAATTTTCAGAGGACTTTTACTGTTAGCCAAGGACCTTTGCCTGTTGCTCTTACTAGTTTCGAAGCCAAGCGCCAAGAAGCAAATGTGCTGTTAAACTGGGAAACTGCTTCGGAGGTAGATAGCCGTGGATATGAAATACAAGTGTCGACTGATAGCCGCACGTTTCGGTCGCTGAGCTTTGTACCTAGCCAGAGTGAAGGAAGCATTGTTGGCCGCCGTCGTTACACTTACACAGATATCGAACCTAACAAAGCTGGTGTACGCTACTACCGTTTGCGCCAAATAGACCTTGACAATAAAGAGACATTCTATGGCCCCCAAGTGGTCAGTTTCGGTAAAGCAGGGGCACTGGCGGCGCTTATAGCTGCCCCTAATCCTTTCAGCAGCGAAATAACGTTGACCCTGCCCGCGCAGGATGGCACCCGCTCCGGCACCGTGGTTGTAACGGACATGCTTGGGCGTACAGTATTCAATCAGCCCTTGCTTTTAAGTGCTGGTACTAGTCAAGTCCAGCTGCCCGAACTAGCTAGCTTACCGAAAGGCTTGTATCACCTGCGCTTAAGCTTGAGCGGAGAGCAGCAAGCATTGAAGCTGCTAAAAGAATAA
- a CDS encoding APC family permease, with protein sequence MTVPTTNQSSRLLRLLGMGFGLAVVVGGTTGTGVLRSPREVAEAVGSPNGVLLVWLAGGFYALLGANSIAELGAMLPQAGGWYGYAHRAFGEFVAVVVGWGDWVSSCVTGALVALMMATYAAELFPPLAGHERTVAAAAVGGLGLIQWRGLREASRAQELTALLMALALAVLLTGSWWLPAAPVLSNSSLVKSGTLAVVVAFQAVIFAYDGWYAAIYFAEEDHDPARAVPRSMLGGVALVILTYALLNAALLHALPFSELVGTELPLAEVADRLLGTWGRRAMLAVAVLGHLGVLNSVLLMATRVLFALSRDGHLPRPLAQVHERGTPRPALLVATGLTLLLMATGSAEQLLAVTSILFVSYYAVGFGAVLWLRRTAPELPRPYRAWGYPYTTGLALLISVGFLISNAVAEPGNTLLAAGLIVGSYPLYKFSTRRNSS encoded by the coding sequence TTGACAGTTCCTACTACCAACCAATCCTCTCGTTTGCTGCGCCTGCTAGGCATGGGCTTTGGGTTAGCTGTGGTAGTGGGCGGCACTACTGGTACGGGCGTGCTTCGCTCGCCCCGCGAAGTAGCCGAGGCTGTAGGTTCGCCAAACGGGGTGCTACTAGTGTGGTTGGCGGGCGGATTTTACGCGCTGTTAGGCGCTAATTCCATTGCCGAACTCGGGGCTATGCTGCCTCAGGCGGGAGGCTGGTATGGCTACGCGCACCGCGCTTTCGGCGAGTTTGTAGCGGTGGTGGTAGGCTGGGGCGACTGGGTGAGCAGTTGCGTAACCGGTGCCCTAGTCGCTCTTATGATGGCCACGTATGCAGCCGAGCTCTTTCCGCCACTAGCCGGCCACGAACGCACCGTGGCGGCGGCGGCCGTAGGTGGACTGGGGCTTATTCAATGGCGCGGCTTGCGCGAAGCCAGCCGTGCCCAAGAGCTGACGGCCTTGCTCATGGCGCTAGCGTTGGCAGTATTGCTGACAGGCAGTTGGTGGCTGCCAGCTGCCCCAGTTTTAAGCAACAGCAGTTTGGTAAAGTCCGGCACGTTGGCCGTGGTCGTGGCGTTTCAGGCGGTCATCTTTGCTTACGATGGCTGGTACGCCGCTATTTATTTTGCCGAGGAAGACCACGACCCCGCCCGCGCTGTACCGCGCTCCATGCTAGGAGGTGTGGCCCTCGTCATTCTCACTTATGCTTTGCTCAATGCGGCACTCTTGCACGCACTACCGTTCAGCGAGTTGGTTGGCACTGAACTACCACTGGCAGAAGTAGCCGACCGACTACTAGGTACCTGGGGACGCCGCGCCATGCTGGCTGTGGCCGTGTTGGGCCATTTGGGCGTGCTCAACTCGGTGCTACTGATGGCGACCCGGGTACTGTTTGCCTTGAGCCGTGATGGACACCTCCCTCGCCCGTTAGCCCAGGTGCACGAGCGAGGCACGCCGCGCCCGGCGTTGCTGGTAGCTACCGGCCTTACGTTACTACTAATGGCAACGGGCAGTGCCGAGCAGTTGCTGGCCGTCACGAGTATCTTGTTTGTGAGCTATTACGCTGTAGGGTTTGGCGCTGTGCTTTGGCTACGCCGCACGGCGCCCGAGTTGCCCCGCCCCTACCGCGCCTGGGGTTATCCTTACACAACTGGCCTAGCACTACTGATTTCCGTTGGCTTCCTGATAAGCAATGCCGTGGCGGAACCTGGCAATACCTTGCTGGCCGCCGGGCTAATCGTTGGCAGCTATCCGCTGTACAAATTTTCGACGCGCAGAAACAGCAGCTAG
- a CDS encoding acyl-CoA-binding protein, translating into MATPEEFEAAATRSKELPSKPSNTVLLQLYSLYKQASEGDVTGDRPGGFDFKAIAKYDAWSSLKGKSADEARQEYVDLVNSLFQQA; encoded by the coding sequence ATGGCCACCCCCGAAGAATTCGAAGCCGCCGCCACCCGCAGCAAAGAATTGCCTAGCAAACCTTCTAATACCGTACTACTTCAGCTTTATTCTCTCTACAAGCAAGCTTCCGAAGGCGATGTTACCGGCGACCGGCCCGGCGGCTTCGACTTCAAAGCCATTGCCAAATACGATGCCTGGAGCAGCCTCAAAGGCAAAAGCGCCGATGAAGCCCGCCAAGAATACGTGGACCTAGTGAATTCCTTGTTTCAGCAAGCCTAA
- a CDS encoding metal-dependent hydrolase family protein, whose protein sequence is MLRKTLILSALVLALYVPTAQAQKTYLQCGRLLDMRQERVQTEATIVVENGRVVAVQKGYQSGGPTDKVIDLKNRTVLPGLIDCHVHLEDETSKDGFLKELTQNPADVAFNSLTYARKTLLAGFTTVRDLGGSGVNVALRNAINRGQVTGPRIFTVGKAISGTGGHMDPTNGYRLNLMGTPGPAEGVINGPDQGRQAVREQYKRGADLIKIASTGGVLSVAKDGSAPQMTEAEIRAIVETAHDLGLRVACHAHGAEGMKRAVRAGVNSIEHGTLMDDETMRLMVKNGTWYVPTITAGKSVADSAKIPNYYPPLVTPKALAIGPKLQGTFGRAYKAKVKIAFGTDAAVFRHGANALEFQYMVEAGMPAYEALRSATVSAAELLDQTANLGTLEPGKFADVVAVEGDPTQDIKVMQQVRFVMKQGMVYRQE, encoded by the coding sequence ATGCTCCGAAAAACACTTATACTCTCTGCTTTAGTCCTCGCTTTGTATGTGCCTACAGCGCAAGCCCAGAAAACCTACTTGCAGTGCGGCCGCCTGCTGGACATGCGCCAGGAGCGCGTCCAAACCGAAGCCACGATAGTTGTGGAAAATGGCCGCGTGGTGGCCGTACAGAAAGGGTACCAGAGCGGTGGCCCCACCGATAAAGTCATCGACCTGAAGAACCGTACAGTGCTGCCTGGCCTTATCGACTGCCATGTGCATTTGGAAGACGAGACCAGCAAAGACGGTTTTCTCAAGGAACTCACGCAGAACCCGGCCGATGTGGCATTCAACAGCCTCACCTACGCCCGCAAAACGTTACTGGCCGGCTTCACAACGGTGCGCGACTTGGGCGGCTCAGGTGTGAACGTGGCGTTGCGCAATGCCATCAATCGGGGGCAGGTAACGGGTCCGCGCATTTTCACGGTAGGCAAGGCCATATCGGGCACGGGTGGCCACATGGACCCGACCAACGGCTACCGCCTCAACCTAATGGGTACTCCTGGCCCCGCTGAGGGGGTAATCAACGGTCCTGATCAGGGCCGCCAAGCTGTGCGCGAGCAATACAAGCGCGGCGCCGACTTAATCAAGATTGCCAGCACGGGCGGCGTGTTGAGCGTGGCCAAAGACGGTTCGGCACCCCAGATGACCGAGGCCGAGATACGAGCCATAGTAGAAACCGCGCACGACCTAGGGTTACGTGTGGCGTGTCACGCCCACGGCGCTGAGGGAATGAAGCGCGCCGTGCGGGCAGGCGTCAACAGCATCGAGCACGGCACCCTGATGGACGACGAAACCATGCGGCTAATGGTGAAAAACGGCACATGGTACGTGCCCACTATCACGGCTGGCAAGTCCGTAGCCGATTCAGCCAAGATTCCGAACTATTATCCGCCCCTGGTTACGCCCAAGGCTTTGGCCATTGGGCCGAAGTTGCAGGGCACATTTGGGCGGGCGTATAAGGCTAAGGTGAAAATAGCCTTCGGGACGGATGCGGCCGTGTTTCGACACGGGGCCAATGCGTTGGAGTTTCAGTACATGGTGGAAGCGGGCATGCCAGCCTACGAGGCGTTACGCAGCGCCACCGTATCGGCCGCCGAGCTACTCGACCAAACCGCCAACCTTGGCACGCTGGAGCCCGGCAAGTTTGCCGACGTAGTAGCCGTGGAAGGCGACCCAACCCAGGACATCAAGGTGATGCAACAAGTACGCTTTGTGATGAAACAGGGCATGGTTTACCGGCAAGAGTAA
- a CDS encoding S8 family peptidase: protein MSFSFSSQLWSLGLALLLPLASAAQNTTPAALPAVPIQQWFHLDPTTDKVMGVSAKRTYEELLKNRTSAPVVVAVIDAGIDTAHADLKRVLWTNPREIAGNGQDDDKNGYIDDIRGWNFLGGKDGRNVDVETYEDTRLLAKLKPLYEGKVRTAVPANKRAEFDLYQKVKKSQASKIAENTTQYQSLSENYKLTEAGAENLRQALNVPRLDTATLHRAKPTDPNLLRAALSLDANLRSAGYADLETVLKDMKEGMDQSKNLLDFSLNPTYNPRATIIGDDPANVTDRLYGNRDTHGPDPSHGTHVAGIIGADRTNNLGVLGIADNVRLMAVRAVPNGDERDKDVANAIRYAVDNGASIINMSFGKYYSPQREAVEDAIQYAEKKGVLLVHSAGNESQDIDTDVEFPSPVYLNGKRIPNMITVGATARLNDNHMVAEFSNYGKKNVDVFAPGNQIYSTLPGQEYGNKSGTSMASPVVVGIAAVLKSYFPKLTAEDMKRIILQSAVVYHTKVVKPGTNKEIDFAELSNTGGLVNLYQAVQLATRQTP, encoded by the coding sequence ATGTCCTTTTCTTTTTCTTCCCAGTTGTGGAGTCTTGGTCTGGCCTTGTTGCTACCCTTAGCAAGCGCAGCCCAAAACACGACACCGGCTGCTTTGCCAGCGGTTCCCATTCAACAATGGTTTCACCTCGACCCAACCACCGATAAGGTGATGGGCGTTAGTGCCAAGCGCACATACGAGGAATTGCTGAAAAACCGGACTTCCGCGCCCGTAGTGGTAGCCGTTATTGATGCCGGCATCGACACAGCGCACGCCGATCTGAAGCGAGTGCTGTGGACGAACCCGCGCGAAATAGCTGGCAACGGCCAAGACGACGACAAAAATGGCTACATCGATGACATTCGGGGTTGGAACTTCCTGGGTGGCAAAGACGGCCGCAATGTGGACGTGGAAACTTACGAGGACACTCGCCTGCTGGCTAAGCTAAAGCCGCTCTATGAAGGCAAGGTGCGCACGGCCGTTCCCGCAAATAAGCGCGCCGAGTTCGACTTGTACCAGAAAGTAAAGAAGAGCCAGGCCAGTAAAATAGCCGAAAACACCACCCAGTATCAGTCGCTTAGCGAAAACTACAAGCTGACTGAAGCCGGGGCCGAGAACTTGCGGCAGGCGTTGAATGTACCCCGCCTCGACACGGCCACCTTGCACCGCGCCAAGCCCACTGATCCGAATTTGCTGCGGGCGGCTCTTAGTCTCGATGCTAACTTGCGCTCGGCTGGTTATGCTGACCTCGAAACGGTGCTAAAGGATATGAAGGAAGGCATGGATCAGAGCAAGAACCTGCTCGATTTCAGCCTGAATCCGACCTACAACCCGCGGGCTACTATCATCGGCGACGATCCTGCCAATGTTACTGACCGCCTCTATGGTAACCGCGATACGCATGGCCCCGACCCTTCGCATGGCACCCACGTGGCCGGTATTATTGGCGCCGACCGCACTAACAACCTCGGTGTCCTAGGCATCGCCGACAACGTGCGTCTGATGGCCGTGCGGGCCGTGCCCAACGGCGACGAGCGCGACAAAGATGTAGCCAACGCCATTCGCTACGCCGTCGACAATGGAGCCAGCATCATCAATATGAGCTTCGGCAAGTACTATTCTCCTCAACGCGAGGCGGTAGAAGACGCTATTCAGTATGCCGAAAAGAAGGGAGTATTGCTCGTGCATTCGGCTGGCAACGAGAGCCAGGACATCGACACGGATGTAGAGTTTCCGTCGCCGGTTTATCTTAATGGCAAGCGCATCCCGAACATGATTACGGTGGGAGCCACTGCCCGTCTCAACGACAACCATATGGTGGCTGAGTTTTCCAACTACGGAAAGAAAAACGTCGACGTATTTGCTCCCGGCAACCAAATTTATTCCACGCTGCCCGGCCAGGAATACGGCAACAAAAGTGGCACCAGCATGGCCTCGCCCGTGGTAGTGGGTATTGCCGCCGTACTGAAATCATATTTCCCTAAGCTCACTGCTGAAGATATGAAGCGCATCATTCTGCAATCGGCAGTGGTGTACCATACCAAAGTGGTAAAACCAGGCACCAATAAAGAGATAGACTTCGCTGAATTGTCGAACACGGGAGGTTTAGTGAACCTTTACCAAGCCGTACAACTAGCCACCCGTCAGACTCCATAA
- a CDS encoding MOSC domain-containing protein has protein sequence MIDSLILQDLYIYPVKSLGGIRLTEATTEQRGLRHDRRWLLVDERNRFMTQRQTPAMALLRVAPAYNGFLLTHVQRPDLLPLYIPFEATPERTLFVTIWDDMVFGWRGSREADEWLSEALGQVCKLIYMSDMVRRDVDPDWNPEGQLVSFADEYPFLLIGQSSLDDLNTRLADPVSMNRFRPNLVFSGGTAFSEDTWGQFRIGDVTFQAVRSCARCVMTTVDQQTSLRTPTGEPLRTLATYRSIGKKVMFGQNVTSTEKGLLRVGSAVEVLSLKP, from the coding sequence ATGATTGACTCGTTGATTTTACAAGACCTCTATATCTATCCTGTTAAGTCGCTGGGCGGCATTCGGCTTACTGAAGCAACTACTGAGCAACGTGGCCTACGGCACGACCGGCGCTGGCTGCTCGTAGATGAACGCAACCGGTTCATGACGCAACGGCAAACCCCAGCAATGGCATTGCTACGGGTGGCTCCGGCCTATAATGGTTTCCTGCTCACCCACGTTCAGCGCCCCGATTTACTGCCTCTCTACATCCCATTTGAAGCCACTCCAGAGCGTACCTTGTTCGTGACTATCTGGGATGATATGGTGTTCGGCTGGCGCGGCTCCCGCGAAGCCGACGAATGGTTGAGCGAAGCGTTAGGGCAAGTTTGCAAGCTGATTTACATGTCGGACATGGTGCGGCGCGATGTAGACCCAGATTGGAATCCAGAAGGGCAACTTGTAAGCTTCGCTGACGAGTACCCGTTCCTACTGATCGGCCAGAGCTCGCTCGACGACCTCAATACTCGCCTCGCTGATCCTGTGTCGATGAACCGTTTCCGGCCCAACCTCGTGTTCAGTGGCGGCACCGCTTTCAGTGAAGATACTTGGGGGCAATTTCGAATCGGGGACGTGACTTTCCAGGCCGTGCGGTCTTGCGCCCGATGTGTCATGACGACCGTAGATCAGCAAACTTCGTTACGCACCCCCACCGGCGAACCACTACGCACGCTGGCCACCTACCGCTCGATAGGCAAGAAAGTGATGTTTGGGCAAAACGTAACGAGCACCGAAAAAGGCTTGCTTCGGGTGGGTAGCGCAGTGGAAGTGCTTAGCCTGAAGCCGTGA
- a CDS encoding GNAT family N-acetyltransferase, translating into MSAFAPATITIRPAALADIPTIIELAEATWEPTYRFIISKEQIDYMYRVIYTPASLQRQMTNDEHTFLLLYTNDQPAGFASFSRLPLGTSVFKLHKIYVLPSHQGQGLGQHLVAAVEEASRSAGAQALELNVNRNNPALAFYEHQGFSRHRQEDIPIGPFWMNDYIMRKELR; encoded by the coding sequence ATGTCTGCTTTTGCTCCTGCTACTATTACTATTCGGCCCGCCGCTCTGGCCGATATTCCCACCATCATCGAGTTGGCTGAAGCCACCTGGGAACCTACGTACCGCTTTATCATCTCCAAAGAGCAAATCGACTACATGTACCGCGTCATCTACACGCCAGCCTCGCTGCAGCGCCAGATGACCAACGATGAGCACACGTTTCTGCTGCTGTACACCAACGACCAGCCCGCTGGTTTTGCCTCGTTTTCGCGCTTGCCTTTGGGAACCAGTGTTTTCAAGCTGCACAAAATCTATGTACTTCCCTCCCATCAAGGTCAGGGTTTAGGCCAGCATCTGGTGGCCGCCGTAGAAGAAGCCAGCCGCTCAGCTGGAGCCCAGGCCCTGGAGCTCAACGTAAACCGCAATAACCCAGCGCTGGCTTTCTACGAACACCAAGGATTCAGTCGGCACCGGCAAGAAGACATTCCCATCGGGCCGTTTTGGATGAACGACTACATCATGCGTAAAGAACTACGCTAA
- a CDS encoding CDGSH iron-sulfur domain-containing protein, with protein sequence MATKLTVLSNGSLRVEGTDIELVDAQGQPYGLGGREKISICRCGLSNQKPFCDGSHKGHFEHAAIAFDLPAPKPATPPVVPSTSGTPPLS encoded by the coding sequence ATGGCTACCAAACTCACTGTCCTTAGCAATGGCTCCCTCCGCGTAGAGGGCACCGATATTGAACTTGTTGATGCTCAAGGACAGCCTTACGGCTTAGGCGGCCGCGAAAAAATCAGTATCTGCCGCTGTGGTCTTTCCAATCAGAAACCCTTCTGCGACGGGTCGCACAAAGGGCACTTCGAGCACGCTGCTATTGCCTTCGATTTGCCGGCTCCTAAGCCCGCTACGCCGCCCGTAGTTCCATCTACCTCGGGCACTCCGCCGTTGAGCTAA
- a CDS encoding CinA family protein, with translation MKPSNLNALLKKFLQYKLTVAFAESCTAGLLASEFVKGEASSEVLLGSVVTYHPVAKQRLLGVKKETLAMYTAESQQVTNEMAMGLHKHLPTADICVAVTGLCGAGASESDEKPVGTMYFTILHENRAKELRQEFEGNCDKVRQLAVDFILEHLGELLDHYAEQHANDAIVTKIEQS, from the coding sequence ATGAAGCCATCAAACCTCAATGCCCTTCTCAAGAAATTTTTGCAGTACAAGCTTACCGTGGCTTTCGCCGAAAGCTGCACGGCCGGTTTGTTAGCTTCTGAATTTGTGAAAGGAGAAGCAAGTAGTGAAGTACTACTTGGTTCCGTCGTAACGTATCATCCGGTGGCCAAGCAGCGCCTGCTAGGCGTGAAGAAAGAGACGCTGGCCATGTACACGGCCGAGAGCCAACAAGTCACCAACGAAATGGCCATGGGCTTGCACAAGCACTTGCCTACTGCTGATATCTGTGTTGCCGTTACGGGTTTGTGCGGGGCCGGCGCGTCCGAATCCGACGAGAAGCCGGTAGGCACCATGTACTTCACTATTCTGCATGAGAACCGCGCAAAAGAACTGCGGCAAGAGTTTGAAGGCAACTGCGACAAAGTGCGTCAACTGGCCGTAGACTTTATTTTAGAGCACCTCGGTGAGCTACTTGACCACTACGCCGAGCAGCATGCTAACGACGCCATTGTCACGAAAATAGAGCAAAGCTAA
- a CDS encoding DUF805 domain-containing protein produces the protein MQQLAFLQGRLCRFGYGVQLIMVLIPLELVHPPVDATNWLQTGLVALLIVVCTGSAAMVAVPRLHDIGLSGWYALALVVPVLNLPSLLLLLVLPSKPGENSWGMMPMPYPRPSIPQFALGGFRLSVSNRTRL, from the coding sequence ATGCAGCAGTTAGCGTTTCTTCAAGGTAGGCTATGTCGATTTGGATATGGGGTTCAACTGATAATGGTTTTGATTCCTTTGGAACTGGTTCATCCTCCTGTTGATGCCACAAACTGGCTGCAAACTGGGCTAGTGGCTTTACTCATCGTTGTTTGCACAGGTTCAGCGGCTATGGTGGCCGTACCTCGCCTCCATGACATAGGCTTAAGCGGCTGGTACGCGCTTGCATTGGTGGTGCCAGTTTTGAATCTGCCTTCTCTGTTGCTGCTTTTAGTGTTGCCAAGTAAACCCGGCGAAAACAGCTGGGGAATGATGCCAATGCCTTATCCGCGGCCAAGTATTCCACAGTTTGCCTTGGGTGGGTTCCGCCTCAGCGTTTCCAACCGAACCCGATTGTAG
- a CDS encoding DUF2461 domain-containing protein, with product MDRTFLLDFLRNLAANNHKVWMDENRAAYHQARAIYAALVQEVLTGLQEFEPDLRALTPTDVMFRINKNDRSQRDPEPYKRRMGAGMKRGGRHAPWAGYFLAVQPEGHTWMGAGVWKPDTVALTRIRQEIHYNGAEFRMLREAPELLHYFPAGLQGERLQRPPRGYDQQTPDLEWLRLKEFRVSQTFPDSEVLRPDFAARVVAGLRTTQPLVQFLNQAMSAES from the coding sequence ATGGACCGCACTTTTCTGCTCGACTTTTTGCGCAACCTAGCGGCAAACAACCACAAGGTGTGGATGGACGAAAATCGGGCAGCTTATCATCAGGCCCGGGCTATTTATGCGGCGCTGGTGCAGGAAGTGCTAACCGGACTGCAAGAATTCGAGCCGGATCTGCGCGCCCTCACCCCCACCGATGTAATGTTCCGCATCAACAAAAATGACCGTTCGCAACGCGACCCGGAGCCTTACAAGCGGCGCATGGGAGCGGGTATGAAACGTGGTGGCCGCCATGCTCCCTGGGCCGGATACTTTCTGGCCGTGCAACCCGAAGGCCATACGTGGATGGGCGCCGGTGTCTGGAAGCCCGATACAGTTGCCTTAACTCGCATACGCCAAGAAATTCACTACAACGGTGCCGAGTTTCGGATGCTCCGCGAAGCTCCGGAGCTTCTGCACTATTTCCCGGCGGGTCTGCAAGGCGAACGGCTCCAGCGCCCACCCCGCGGCTACGATCAGCAGACGCCCGACCTAGAATGGCTGCGCCTGAAGGAATTTAGAGTTTCGCAAACTTTCCCTGACAGTGAAGTGCTGCGTCCAGATTTTGCGGCTCGCGTGGTAGCTGGCTTACGCACCACGCAGCCACTTGTGCAGTTTCTTAATCAGGCCATGAGTGCCGAAAGTTGA